In Ruminococcaceae bacterium BL-4, one DNA window encodes the following:
- the rnjA gene encoding Ribonuclease J1: MEVSSVIEKKNMQKQTPLYGKVDAQAKPADQFLGGGVVLSAPKAETPKKSETPKKAETPTKDQATKQYHYRRPRRPAQKKIEPVANGQGAGSSEHRAPAAAQKPKNVQNQNTRQNTQRSRRSRTNRAAKPSIKVYFLGGLNEVGKNFTLFECGDDMMIVDCGMAFPDDDMLGVDLVLPDFTFVERNADKIRGIVVTHGHEDHIGGLPYLLKKVNLPIYATRLTLALIEGKLKEQGLNNKVKMHETKPGDRVKLGCMEVEFIHVNHSIPDAVGLAIHSPAGTVVHTGDFKIDCTPTWGDMIDLGRFAQLGKEGVLALLADSTNAERPGFTQTESRIATSFENLFRRAGKSRIIVATFASNIGRVQQIIDCAVKYGRKVALSGRSMLNVMGIGVEKGYLHVPEGVLIDIDLIKKYPPEQIVLITTGSQGEPMSALSRMAFADHRKVEVGPGDFIIISARPIPGNEKSVGNVIDELMKRGCEVVYESMYEIHVSGHACQEELKLMQGIVKPKYFIPVHGEQKMLQKHARLAYSMGKTPQEVCIADIGDVVEINENHMKKLAPVPAGRVLVDGLGVGDVGSIVLRDRKHLAEDGLIVVVCTISADSGHVVAGPDVVSRGFVYVRENESLMDDAKDLVYSVLENCAGNGIRDWGTLKTHIKDALSHLLYDRTRRSPMILPVIMEV, from the coding sequence ATGGAGGTTTCTTCTGTGATTGAAAAAAAGAATATGCAAAAGCAAACTCCCCTTTATGGGAAGGTGGACGCACAGGCAAAGCCTGCGGACCAGTTTTTAGGGGGAGGAGTTGTCTTGTCTGCTCCGAAGGCGGAAACGCCAAAAAAGTCGGAGACACCAAAAAAGGCAGAGACGCCCACGAAAGATCAGGCAACAAAGCAATATCATTATCGCCGTCCGCGCAGACCGGCACAGAAAAAGATTGAACCGGTTGCAAATGGACAGGGAGCTGGTTCTTCGGAGCATCGAGCACCGGCAGCTGCACAAAAGCCAAAGAATGTGCAAAATCAAAACACAAGACAGAATACACAGCGCAGTAGAAGGTCACGCACGAATCGTGCAGCGAAACCTTCTATTAAGGTGTATTTTCTTGGTGGACTCAACGAAGTTGGTAAAAACTTTACCCTTTTTGAGTGCGGCGATGACATGATGATCGTAGACTGTGGGATGGCATTTCCCGACGATGATATGCTGGGTGTCGATTTAGTCCTTCCGGATTTTACGTTCGTGGAGCGCAATGCAGATAAGATTCGGGGAATTGTCGTAACGCATGGACATGAAGATCATATCGGCGGACTTCCTTATTTACTCAAGAAGGTAAATCTGCCGATTTATGCGACACGTTTGACACTGGCCTTAATTGAAGGAAAATTAAAAGAACAAGGCCTTAATAACAAAGTGAAAATGCATGAAACAAAGCCTGGAGACCGGGTAAAACTCGGCTGTATGGAAGTGGAATTCATTCATGTTAACCATTCAATTCCGGATGCCGTAGGACTTGCAATTCACTCTCCCGCAGGAACGGTTGTCCATACGGGTGACTTTAAAATCGATTGTACACCAACTTGGGGGGACATGATCGATCTTGGTCGCTTTGCTCAGCTTGGCAAAGAGGGAGTCCTTGCGCTGCTTGCGGATTCTACCAATGCAGAACGTCCCGGGTTTACGCAGACCGAAAGCCGAATTGCGACTTCTTTTGAGAATCTGTTTCGCCGTGCGGGCAAAAGTCGGATTATTGTGGCCACTTTTGCAAGTAATATCGGCAGAGTACAGCAGATTATTGATTGTGCGGTAAAGTATGGCCGTAAAGTGGCGCTTTCCGGACGCAGTATGCTCAATGTGATGGGAATTGGCGTGGAAAAAGGCTATCTCCATGTGCCGGAAGGTGTTTTAATCGATATTGATTTGATTAAAAAATATCCGCCGGAACAGATCGTCTTGATTACAACCGGAAGTCAGGGCGAGCCTATGAGCGCTTTATCCCGTATGGCATTTGCTGATCACCGCAAGGTGGAAGTAGGACCGGGGGACTTTATTATTATTTCTGCGCGCCCGATTCCCGGCAATGAAAAATCAGTCGGGAATGTGATCGATGAATTGATGAAGCGCGGCTGCGAAGTCGTTTATGAGTCTATGTATGAGATCCATGTTTCCGGTCATGCCTGCCAGGAAGAGCTCAAATTAATGCAGGGCATTGTCAAACCGAAATATTTTATTCCGGTGCATGGAGAGCAGAAAATGCTTCAGAAACATGCACGCCTTGCCTATTCCATGGGAAAAACGCCGCAGGAAGTCTGCATTGCAGATATCGGCGATGTTGTGGAAATCAACGAAAATCATATGAAAAAACTGGCACCGGTTCCCGCAGGACGCGTCCTTGTAGATGGGCTTGGCGTAGGGGATGTAGGAAGTATTGTTCTGCGTGACCGTAAACATTTGGCTGAAGATGGACTGATTGTTGTTGTGTGTACAATTTCCGCCGACAGTGGACATGTAGTAGCCGGACCGGATGTTGTTTCGAGAGGATTTGTTTATGTCAGAGAAAATGAATCTCTGATGGATGATGCAAAAGATCTTGTTTATTCAGTGCTTGAAAATTGTGCCGGAAATGGCATTCGGGACTGGGGAACACTTAAAACGCATATTAAGGATGCTCTTTCTCATTTGCTGTATGACCGTACCCGCCGCAGCCCAATGATTTTGCCGGTAATTATGGAGGTTTGA
- the iscU gene encoding scaffold protein (Evidence 2a : Function from experimental evidences in other organisms; PubMedId : 10393315, 11994302, 15153099; Product type f : factor), whose protein sequence is MAYSEKVMDHFAHPRNVGEIPDANGIGEVGNPRCGDIMRMYIKVEDDTIADVKFKTFGCGAAIATSSMATELIKGKSIKDALKLTNKAVMEALDGLPPVKVHCSVLAEQAIKAAVSDYYKRKGVDPTPFVGEIPECESCACPTSAPTK, encoded by the coding sequence ATGGCATACAGTGAAAAAGTAATGGATCATTTCGCACATCCTCGTAATGTTGGCGAAATTCCAGACGCAAACGGTATTGGTGAAGTGGGCAATCCCCGCTGCGGCGATATCATGCGGATGTATATTAAAGTAGAAGACGATACGATCGCCGATGTGAAATTTAAGACCTTTGGCTGTGGGGCAGCAATCGCCACCAGCAGCATGGCAACAGAACTGATCAAAGGAAAAAGCATTAAGGATGCATTGAAACTAACAAACAAAGCAGTTATGGAAGCTCTGGATGGACTTCCGCCGGTCAAGGTGCACTGTTCTGTCCTCGCGGAACAAGCAATTAAAGCAGCCGTCAGCGACTACTATAAGCGCAAGGGAGTCGACCCGACCCCGTTTGTCGGTGAAATTCCGGAATGTGAGTCCTGTGCTTGTCCGACTTCGGCCCCAAC
- a CDS encoding Phosphoesterase, DHH family protein yields MKHRVWVSSPIYLILAIIMLVMACFSFPWNRAVFAIEMGLAVVAVMVVLISNFYFRSYVGTSVKAAERVLSLNETSALQQFTMPVALSGPAGDVVWVNDAFVNTISPHKECRGENVLRFIYPHTLEQILKNAGTDVTIDQRQYTVFAAKTKLGCLLYFIDDTYYKEINREYVDRHPVVCLAYFDNREELARDINSSEDNRIASEVESALFNWAQSMGGFSYRVNNGRYLILSDEMHIREAMEHRFQILDTVRNIKSTDHRSATVSIGIGRGASSQQASEEWARRALDMALGRGGDQVAVKQKDDSYEFFGGLSKGVEKHDKVRTRVIAATLSDRVRQSDTVLIMGHKFSDLDAIGSSIGLWSAVTRALQKPAYVVVNEAQSLAGPLIQKMNDEGEEDCFLSPNDALALVSPRTLLVVMDTHSPEFVESPELLKAVSKVVVIDHHRLMVKHIENAVVFYHEPYASSTSEMVAELVQYIGENVLTRTEAEALLAGIMLDTKSFSLKTGVRTFEAAAYLRRRGADTVTVKRLFSDSFDTYKTKYRIVSSADLLDGCAVAYTEQELPNLKIASAQAADELLTIEGVMASFVIYPSDGVMNVSARSMGDMNVQLVMEAMGGGGHLTMAGAQIKDATVEQVRSQLIEILRAGIGRGTIQKK; encoded by the coding sequence ATGAAACACAGAGTATGGGTATCTTCGCCGATTTATTTGATTTTGGCGATCATCATGTTGGTTATGGCCTGCTTCTCTTTCCCATGGAACCGCGCAGTATTCGCGATAGAAATGGGGTTAGCGGTCGTCGCTGTTATGGTGGTACTAATCTCTAACTTCTATTTCCGCAGCTATGTAGGGACTTCTGTAAAAGCAGCGGAGAGAGTGCTTTCACTGAATGAAACGTCGGCGTTGCAGCAATTTACAATGCCGGTGGCACTTTCAGGGCCAGCGGGAGATGTTGTTTGGGTAAATGATGCGTTTGTCAATACGATCAGTCCACATAAAGAATGCCGGGGTGAAAACGTTCTGCGCTTTATTTATCCCCATACTCTGGAGCAGATCCTCAAAAATGCAGGAACAGATGTGACAATCGATCAACGTCAGTATACGGTGTTTGCTGCAAAGACAAAATTGGGCTGTCTGCTCTATTTTATTGATGATACTTACTATAAGGAAATCAACAGAGAATATGTGGATCGTCATCCTGTGGTGTGCCTTGCATACTTTGATAATCGGGAAGAGTTGGCAAGGGATATCAATTCTTCGGAAGATAACCGAATTGCTTCCGAAGTTGAAAGTGCGCTTTTTAACTGGGCACAGAGCATGGGCGGATTTTCTTATCGTGTCAATAATGGGCGCTATTTGATTTTAAGCGATGAAATGCATATTCGAGAGGCGATGGAACATCGTTTTCAGATCCTCGATACGGTCCGTAATATTAAGTCGACGGATCACAGGAGCGCTACCGTTTCGATTGGAATCGGCAGAGGTGCCAGCTCTCAGCAGGCCAGTGAAGAATGGGCTCGCCGCGCGTTGGATATGGCTTTGGGGCGTGGCGGCGATCAGGTTGCGGTAAAACAGAAAGATGATTCTTATGAGTTCTTTGGAGGACTTTCCAAAGGAGTGGAAAAGCACGATAAGGTGCGTACCCGCGTAATTGCTGCAACACTTTCCGATCGGGTCAGGCAGAGCGATACGGTGCTGATTATGGGCCATAAGTTTAGTGATCTGGACGCAATCGGCTCATCAATCGGATTATGGAGCGCCGTTACCCGCGCATTGCAGAAGCCTGCATACGTCGTCGTTAATGAAGCGCAGAGCCTTGCAGGTCCGCTGATTCAAAAGATGAATGATGAGGGAGAAGAAGATTGCTTCCTTTCTCCAAATGATGCACTGGCGTTAGTTTCTCCCCGTACCCTTCTGGTTGTAATGGATACCCATAGTCCGGAATTTGTTGAAAGTCCGGAACTGCTGAAGGCGGTTTCTAAAGTGGTGGTTATCGACCATCACCGCCTAATGGTAAAGCATATCGAAAATGCGGTGGTCTTTTATCATGAACCATATGCCAGCTCAACATCCGAGATGGTAGCGGAACTCGTACAGTATATCGGGGAGAATGTGTTGACCCGCACAGAGGCGGAAGCACTTTTGGCAGGCATCATGTTGGATACCAAGAGCTTTTCTCTTAAAACAGGGGTGCGTACTTTTGAAGCTGCAGCTTATCTGCGCCGACGTGGTGCGGATACGGTAACGGTCAAACGGTTATTTTCCGACAGCTTTGATACATATAAAACGAAGTATCGGATCGTTTCCAGTGCAGACCTTTTGGATGGCTGTGCAGTTGCTTATACGGAGCAGGAGCTGCCAAATCTTAAAATTGCTTCGGCTCAGGCGGCGGATGAGCTTTTGACGATTGAAGGCGTAATGGCTTCATTTGTAATTTATCCTTCAGACGGAGTTATGAATGTTTCTGCCCGCAGTATGGGGGATATGAATGTTCAGCTTGTGATGGAGGCAATGGGCGGCGGCGGTCACCTTACCATGGCAGGAGCCCAAATCAAAGATGCGACGGTGGAACAAGTACGCAGTCAGCTAATAGAAATTTTGCGCGCCGGGATCGGCCGCGGAACGATTCAGAAAAAATAG
- the rnhA gene encoding ribonuclease HI, degrades RNA of DNA-RNA hybrids (Evidence 2a : Function from experimental evidences in other organisms; PubMedId : 1311386, 1646006, 1698262, 2169648, 2171503, 3023634, 6296074, 6316347, 8381958, 8408067, 8527428, 8931125; Product type e : enzyme), translating into MKEVMIFTDGACSGNPGPGGWGAILSYNGKTKELSGGAAQTTNNRMELTGVIEALHCLKEPCLVTLTSDSRYVCDGINKGWARSWKRNGWRKSDKKPALNSDLWEQLLQLLELHKVTFCWVKGHAGHPENERCDQLAVSQSVKYRS; encoded by the coding sequence ATGAAAGAAGTCATGATTTTTACAGACGGTGCTTGTTCAGGCAATCCCGGCCCCGGAGGTTGGGGTGCTATTCTTTCTTATAATGGAAAGACAAAAGAGCTCTCCGGCGGTGCAGCTCAAACGACCAATAATCGCATGGAACTGACCGGTGTAATCGAAGCGCTTCACTGTTTAAAAGAGCCTTGTCTTGTAACTTTGACAAGTGACAGCCGATACGTCTGCGATGGAATCAATAAGGGGTGGGCACGTTCTTGGAAGCGAAACGGCTGGCGTAAATCCGATAAAAAACCGGCTCTCAACTCTGACCTTTGGGAACAGCTTTTGCAGCTCTTAGAACTCCACAAGGTTACTTTCTGCTGGGTAAAAGGTCACGCTGGCCATCCGGAAAATGAGCGCTGTGATCAACTAGCAGTTTCACAATCTGTTAAATACCGTTCTTAA
- the tilS gene encoding tRNA(Ile)-lysidine synthase, which produces MNDDLISAQKAEILLIEQKAEQFVVSEKMFPKGGTVIVGVSGGADSTALLHFLKNHAEKWNLSLIAAHVNHGLRGESADHDEAFVKECCQKWAIPCRVLHEDVAALSKKRKEGLEACGRYVRYTFFKALAKENGAVAIATAHTASDQAETVLMHLCRGAGAKGLSGISPVHEGIVRPLLCLTRKEIEVYCNGYHLSYCEDETNWDLDFSRNKIRRQVIPVLKTLNPKVETAVSGAAFRLREDDNCLFEMAKSALEQAAHGLGWETSSLMKQPRPVRLRALFLAAKKNGAGELSADHLLNLDLLLLQGGKITLTLGLHAEVQQGILFFGDPKKQRFAIPLSFPETILPDGRRLLVRKISQKELKNDSKFHNLFFFNLLNYATISKNTVVRTQLEGDRFRPAGRGISKPLRRMMNEAHIPPYLRENSILLEREGEILWAEGLGASESARPGVDRQNAMIIIKENGL; this is translated from the coding sequence ATGAATGATGATTTGATCTCCGCTCAAAAAGCGGAGATTTTGCTTATTGAGCAGAAAGCTGAGCAGTTTGTAGTTTCGGAAAAAATGTTTCCAAAAGGCGGAACTGTGATTGTGGGCGTTTCAGGAGGAGCGGATTCAACTGCGTTGCTGCATTTTTTAAAGAATCATGCAGAAAAGTGGAATCTTTCTCTGATTGCGGCGCATGTTAATCATGGACTGCGTGGGGAAAGTGCCGATCACGATGAAGCTTTTGTTAAGGAATGCTGCCAAAAATGGGCAATTCCCTGCCGCGTTTTGCATGAAGATGTAGCGGCCCTTTCTAAAAAGCGCAAAGAGGGGCTGGAAGCATGCGGTCGTTATGTTCGTTATACGTTTTTTAAGGCCTTAGCAAAAGAAAATGGTGCGGTCGCTATCGCAACTGCGCATACGGCTTCGGATCAGGCAGAAACGGTTTTGATGCACCTTTGCCGCGGAGCCGGAGCGAAAGGCCTTTCTGGAATTTCTCCGGTTCATGAGGGGATTGTGCGGCCGCTTTTGTGCTTGACAAGAAAAGAGATTGAAGTGTATTGTAATGGGTATCATTTGTCTTATTGTGAGGACGAAACAAATTGGGATCTTGATTTTTCCCGCAATAAAATTCGTCGGCAGGTGATTCCAGTTTTAAAAACGTTAAATCCAAAGGTGGAGACTGCAGTTTCAGGAGCTGCTTTTCGCCTGAGGGAAGATGATAATTGCCTTTTTGAAATGGCAAAAAGCGCTTTAGAACAAGCGGCACATGGGCTCGGATGGGAAACTTCCAGTTTGATGAAACAACCGCGACCCGTACGGCTGCGCGCACTTTTTTTGGCTGCAAAAAAGAATGGTGCAGGAGAACTTTCTGCTGATCATCTTTTGAATTTGGATCTGCTTCTTTTGCAAGGTGGAAAAATCACACTGACTTTAGGCCTCCATGCAGAGGTTCAGCAGGGAATCTTGTTTTTTGGGGACCCTAAAAAACAAAGGTTTGCGATTCCTTTGTCTTTTCCTGAAACGATTCTTCCGGATGGAAGACGACTTTTGGTGCGGAAAATTTCTCAAAAAGAACTGAAAAATGATTCGAAATTTCATAATTTGTTCTTTTTTAATTTGCTGAATTATGCTACAATTAGCAAGAATACTGTAGTAAGGACCCAGTTAGAGGGCGATCGCTTTCGCCCAGCTGGAAGAGGAATTTCAAAACCGCTGCGCCGAATGATGAATGAAGCACATATTCCGCCTTATCTGCGGGAAAATTCCATTTTGCTGGAACGAGAAGGGGAAATTCTCTGGGCCGAAGGCCTTGGAGCTTCCGAATCCGCGCGGCCGGGGGTTGACCGGCAAAATGCGATGATTATCATAAAGGAGAACGGTTTATGA
- the rplI gene encoding ribosomal protein L9 (Evidence 2a : Function from experimental evidences in other organisms; PubMedId : 9000630, 9588797, 11399077, 12682299, 14586115, 23002217; Product type f : factor) — protein MKVVLLADIKSHGKKGELVNVSDGYARNYLFPHKLAKEANAEAMNEIRNAEASKAHKIAVETENAEAAAKLLNGKSVKITAKAGQGGRLFGSVTAKEIAEKLQKDYNVTADKRKIVLDTEIKAFGTYNCEIKLYNGVSAKIYVVVSEA, from the coding sequence ATGAAGGTTGTTTTGTTGGCAGATATAAAATCTCATGGAAAAAAAGGGGAACTTGTAAACGTAAGCGACGGTTATGCCCGCAATTATCTTTTCCCCCATAAATTAGCAAAAGAGGCAAATGCAGAGGCAATGAACGAAATTCGCAATGCAGAAGCTTCTAAAGCTCACAAGATTGCGGTAGAAACAGAAAATGCAGAAGCAGCGGCAAAACTTTTAAATGGAAAGAGCGTAAAGATTACTGCGAAAGCTGGCCAGGGCGGTAGGCTTTTTGGTTCGGTTACTGCAAAAGAAATTGCAGAAAAGCTTCAGAAAGATTATAATGTAACTGCTGATAAGCGGAAAATTGTTCTCGATACAGAGATTAAAGCTTTTGGCACTTATAATTGTGAGATCAAGCTTTATAATGGGGTTTCTGCGAAGATTTATGTCGTTGTATCGGAAGCTTAA
- the dnaC gene encoding Replicative DNA helicase, with translation MAETAKSYDGLNLPFSPEAEQSVLGAILLDSSCLDRVMDFLPKPEYFYQSNNALIYGVMLDMASLGQSIDFVTVLEKLKTTENFDEADGKTYLLQMMELVPSVNNVESYAKIIRDKYDVRSLIIAAREILEEAGAGTADSDTLLDAAEQRIFDIRQGKNMQGLQKISEILMQTFDRLDLLNSPDKDQFRAIPTGIKSLDDTITGLNRTDLILLAARPGMGKTSFALNIARNAAVKCQKRVAFFSLEMTKEQLVSRLLSTEAMVGGVKLRTGKLADDEWVRIIEAGDILNKTQMYFDDNAGITVSEMKSKLRRLRDVDLVIIDYLQLMSGGKHIDNRVQEISQITRNLKIMAKELNVPVICLSQLSRDSEKRTDHRPMLSDLRDSGSIEQDADIVLFLYREAYYANQENAEAPDPDSDVNSGECIVAKNRHGETRAVPLHWQGEFMRFTAQEVVRNE, from the coding sequence ATGGCAGAGACTGCAAAATCCTATGATGGGCTAAATCTACCGTTTAGCCCCGAAGCAGAACAGTCTGTTCTTGGCGCGATTCTGCTGGATTCTTCCTGCCTTGATCGGGTGATGGATTTTCTTCCGAAACCGGAATATTTTTATCAGTCTAATAATGCCTTGATTTATGGGGTTATGCTCGACATGGCTTCTTTAGGGCAGTCGATTGACTTTGTAACGGTGCTTGAAAAGCTTAAAACCACAGAAAATTTTGATGAGGCGGATGGTAAGACTTATCTTTTGCAGATGATGGAGCTGGTGCCTTCCGTCAATAATGTGGAAAGCTATGCGAAGATTATCCGGGATAAATATGATGTTCGCTCTCTGATTATTGCAGCGAGAGAAATTTTGGAAGAGGCGGGGGCTGGTACTGCCGATTCAGATACTTTGCTGGATGCTGCGGAACAGCGCATTTTTGATATTCGGCAGGGCAAAAATATGCAGGGACTTCAGAAAATCAGTGAAATCCTCATGCAGACCTTTGATCGTCTGGACTTGCTCAATTCTCCTGATAAAGATCAGTTTCGTGCGATTCCAACCGGCATCAAATCGTTGGATGATACGATTACCGGGCTCAACCGAACCGATCTGATCCTTTTGGCGGCAAGACCTGGCATGGGCAAAACCAGCTTTGCACTTAATATTGCGCGTAACGCGGCGGTGAAATGCCAGAAAAGAGTTGCTTTTTTCTCTTTGGAAATGACAAAAGAACAGTTGGTCTCCCGATTGCTTTCTACAGAAGCGATGGTGGGAGGCGTAAAATTGCGTACCGGTAAGTTAGCGGACGATGAATGGGTACGAATTATTGAAGCCGGCGATATTCTCAATAAGACCCAGATGTATTTTGATGATAATGCAGGCATTACCGTTTCTGAGATGAAGTCCAAACTTCGTCGTCTGCGGGATGTTGATCTGGTTATCATCGACTATTTGCAGCTGATGTCCGGCGGAAAGCACATTGATAACCGAGTACAGGAGATTTCACAGATTACCCGAAATCTTAAAATTATGGCAAAGGAACTCAATGTTCCGGTTATCTGCCTGTCACAGCTTTCCCGTGACAGTGAAAAACGAACTGATCATCGGCCGATGCTGTCCGATCTGCGTGATTCCGGCTCCATTGAACAGGATGCTGATATTGTTCTATTTTTGTATCGCGAAGCGTATTATGCCAATCAGGAGAATGCTGAAGCGCCCGATCCTGACAGCGATGTTAACAGCGGCGAATGTATTGTTGCAAAGAACCGTCATGGTGAGACGCGAGCGGTTCCTCTGCATTGGCAGGGAGAATTTATGCGCTTTACCGCGCAGGAGGTAGTGCGCAATGAATGA
- the iscS gene encoding cysteine desulfurase (tRNA sulfurtransferase), PLP-dependent (Evidence 2a : Function from experimental evidences in other organisms; PubMedId : 10393315, 10544286, 10600118, 10739946, 10781558, 10781607, 10829016, 10908675, 12549933, 12860127, 20068850, 20245547, 20347927, 21326031, 21576235, 8663056, 9298646; Product type e : enzyme), protein MDRLIYVDNSATTPVSPEALKAMEPYFIEGFGNASSLYSVGRKAKKALEEARASIAGCFNAEPDEIYFTSGGSEADNWAIKGVAHLMAKKGKKHIITSKFEHHAVLHTCAVLEKEGFEVTYLNVHHNGIVRPEELEAAIRPDTALVTIMYANNEIGTIQPIPEIGAICKKHGVLFHTDAVQAAGNIHIDVKKQNIDMLSISAHKFHGPKGVGALYIRKGIILPNLIEGGAQEKGHRAGTENVAGIVGMSVALKNACDHIDEKAVRLSKMRDRLIDGLLKIERSHINGDREHRLPGNVNMCFEGVEGESLLLQLDLRGVCASSGSACTSGSLDPSHVLLSIGLPHEIAHGSLRISLGDQNTEEDVDFLLQEIPQIVSYLRSFSPLWEEMKEGKVHFPINYD, encoded by the coding sequence ATGGACAGACTAATTTACGTAGATAATTCCGCAACGACACCGGTTTCTCCTGAGGCTTTAAAAGCCATGGAACCGTATTTTATTGAAGGATTCGGCAACGCTTCCAGCCTGTATTCCGTAGGCCGCAAGGCAAAGAAAGCTCTGGAAGAGGCACGTGCATCCATTGCCGGATGCTTTAACGCAGAGCCCGATGAAATTTATTTCACTTCCGGCGGAAGCGAAGCAGACAACTGGGCCATCAAAGGGGTTGCTCACCTGATGGCCAAAAAAGGGAAAAAGCATATTATCACCAGTAAATTTGAGCATCATGCAGTTCTCCATACCTGCGCCGTCCTGGAAAAGGAAGGATTCGAAGTCACCTATTTGAATGTGCATCACAATGGAATCGTTCGCCCAGAAGAGCTAGAAGCAGCCATTCGTCCGGATACAGCCCTCGTCACGATTATGTATGCGAATAACGAGATTGGCACGATTCAGCCGATCCCTGAAATCGGTGCGATCTGCAAAAAGCACGGTGTCCTTTTCCATACGGATGCCGTACAGGCTGCAGGAAATATTCATATCGATGTAAAAAAGCAGAATATTGATATGCTCTCCATTTCCGCACATAAATTTCATGGCCCAAAAGGCGTTGGTGCTCTTTATATTAGAAAAGGAATTATTCTGCCAAACTTGATTGAAGGCGGCGCACAGGAAAAAGGGCATCGTGCCGGTACGGAAAACGTCGCTGGAATCGTCGGAATGAGCGTAGCACTCAAGAATGCCTGTGACCATATCGATGAAAAGGCTGTTCGTCTCTCCAAGATGCGTGACCGTTTGATTGACGGCCTGCTCAAAATTGAGCGCAGCCACATCAATGGAGATCGTGAGCATCGGCTGCCCGGCAATGTAAACATGTGCTTTGAAGGTGTCGAAGGAGAAAGCCTTCTTCTGCAGCTTGATCTTCGTGGTGTCTGTGCTTCTTCCGGGTCTGCCTGTACTTCCGGAAGTCTGGACCCGAGCCATGTACTTCTTTCGATCGGACTTCCGCATGAGATTGCCCATGGCTCTCTGAGAATTTCTCTCGGCGACCAAAACACCGAAGAAGATGTTGATTTTCTTCTTCAAGAAATCCCCCAGATTGTCAGCTATCTGCGCAGTTTCTCTCCTCTATGGGAAGAAATGAAAGAAGGGAAAGTACATTTTCCGATCAATTACGATTGA